The Defluviitalea raffinosedens genome has a segment encoding these proteins:
- a CDS encoding CheR family methyltransferase, with protein MIKTYEDFKKEILRMSGIDLNSYKERQMKRRIDALIKKNNYNDYEPYVMALKTNKELYNEFINYLTINVSEFFRNPPQWEVLEKEVIPYLLKRSSSLKIWSAACSTGDEPYSLAMLLTKFFPLSKIRILATDIDRQVLEKARMGLYNKKSIEGVPKEFLSKYFEKTGESYKISDELKRCIDFRQHNLLKDPYPDQCDLIICRNVLIYFTEEAKDEIYKKFNKSLKTGGVLFVGSTEQIILSHKYALTPIKTFFYKKEADL; from the coding sequence ATGATTAAGACATATGAAGATTTTAAAAAAGAGATATTACGGATGTCAGGAATTGATTTGAATAGTTATAAAGAGAGACAAATGAAACGCCGGATAGATGCTTTGATCAAAAAAAATAATTATAACGATTATGAGCCTTATGTTATGGCTTTAAAAACCAATAAAGAACTTTATAATGAGTTTATTAATTATTTGACGATTAATGTTTCGGAATTTTTTCGGAATCCTCCACAATGGGAAGTGTTGGAAAAAGAAGTGATTCCTTATTTATTGAAGAGATCCTCTTCTTTAAAGATATGGAGTGCGGCTTGTTCAACAGGAGATGAACCATATTCTTTAGCCATGCTTCTGACTAAATTCTTTCCTTTATCTAAGATTAGAATATTGGCTACCGATATCGACAGACAAGTATTAGAAAAAGCACGAATGGGCTTATATAACAAAAAAAGTATCGAAGGTGTTCCTAAAGAGTTTTTATCAAAATATTTTGAGAAAACAGGTGAATCTTATAAGATTTCTGATGAATTAAAACGATGTATCGATTTTAGACAGCACAATTTATTAAAAGATCCTTATCCGGATCAATGTGATTTAATTATATGCAGAAATGTACTGATTTATTTTACAGAAGAGGCAAAGGATGAAATTTATAAGAAGTTTAATAAATCTTTAAAAACTGGTGGCGTATTATTTGTAGGAAGCACTGAGCAAATAATATTGTCTCATAAATATGCTTTAACCCCAATTAAAACATTTTTTTATAAAAAGGAAGCAGATTTATAA